In one Kitasatospora cineracea genomic region, the following are encoded:
- a CDS encoding ABC transporter ATP-binding protein produces the protein MLFRLLRAHLGPYSRDITLLVLLQLVSTIGMLYLPTLNADIIDSGVLKGDTGYILRVGAVMVGVSLAQAVCSIGAVHYGARTAMSIGRDIRSAVFSRVQDFSARELNQFGAPSLITRTTNDVQQVQMLALMTFTLMVAAPIMCVGGVVMALNQDVPLSGLLLAVVPALGLVVTVLVSRMRPQFRGMQTRIDAVNRIMREQITGIRVIRAFVKDDHEKQRFTGANGELADYSLRVGRLMSLMFPIVMGVVNVSSVAVFWFGAHRINSGGMQIGALTAFLTYLMQILMSVMMATFMFMMVPRAEVCAERIQEVLDTESSVVPPLHPVTELRAHGTLELRGVDFRYPGAEAPVLRGVDLTARPGETTAVIGSTGSGKTTLLGLVPRLFDATGGEVLIDGVDVRELDPQKLSEIIGLVPQKPYLFSGTVASNLRYGKPEATDEELWQALETAQAKDFVQKFPEGLDAPIAQGGTNVSGGQRQRLAIARALVRRPEIYLFDDSFSALDYATDARLRAALSQETGDATVVIVAQRVSTIRDADRIIVLDEGAVVGSGTHQELMAGNPTYREIVLSQLTEQEAA, from the coding sequence GTGCTTTTCAGACTCCTACGTGCCCATCTGGGCCCCTATTCCAGGGACATCACCCTGCTGGTGCTGCTCCAGCTGGTGTCCACCATCGGCATGCTCTACCTGCCGACGCTGAACGCGGACATCATCGACAGCGGCGTGCTCAAGGGCGACACCGGCTACATCCTCCGGGTCGGCGCGGTCATGGTCGGCGTGTCGCTGGCCCAGGCCGTCTGTTCGATCGGCGCGGTCCACTACGGCGCGCGCACCGCCATGTCCATCGGCCGGGACATCCGCTCCGCGGTGTTCTCCCGGGTGCAGGACTTCTCCGCCCGCGAGCTCAACCAGTTCGGCGCGCCCTCGCTGATCACCCGCACCACCAACGACGTCCAGCAGGTCCAGATGCTGGCCCTGATGACCTTCACCCTGATGGTCGCCGCGCCGATCATGTGCGTCGGCGGCGTGGTCATGGCGCTGAACCAGGACGTGCCGCTGTCCGGCCTGCTGCTCGCCGTGGTCCCCGCGCTGGGCCTGGTGGTCACCGTGCTGGTCTCCAGGATGCGCCCGCAGTTCCGCGGCATGCAGACCCGGATCGACGCGGTCAACCGGATCATGCGCGAGCAGATCACCGGCATCCGGGTCATCCGGGCCTTCGTCAAGGACGACCACGAGAAGCAGCGCTTCACCGGCGCCAACGGCGAGCTCGCCGACTACTCGCTGCGGGTCGGCCGGCTGATGTCGCTGATGTTCCCGATCGTGATGGGCGTCGTGAACGTCTCCAGCGTCGCGGTCTTCTGGTTCGGCGCGCACCGCATCAACAGCGGCGGGATGCAGATCGGCGCGCTCACCGCGTTCCTCACCTACCTGATGCAGATCCTGATGAGCGTCATGATGGCCACCTTCATGTTCATGATGGTGCCGCGCGCCGAGGTCTGCGCCGAACGCATCCAGGAGGTGCTGGACACCGAGTCCAGCGTCGTGCCGCCGCTGCACCCGGTCACCGAGCTGCGCGCCCACGGCACCCTGGAGCTGCGCGGCGTCGACTTCCGCTACCCCGGCGCCGAGGCGCCCGTGCTGCGCGGCGTCGACCTGACCGCCCGGCCCGGCGAGACCACCGCCGTCATCGGCTCCACCGGCTCCGGCAAGACCACCCTGCTCGGGCTGGTCCCCCGGCTGTTCGACGCCACCGGCGGCGAGGTCCTGATCGACGGCGTGGACGTCCGCGAGCTCGACCCGCAGAAGCTGTCCGAGATCATCGGGCTGGTCCCGCAGAAGCCGTACCTGTTCTCCGGCACCGTCGCCTCCAACCTGCGCTACGGCAAGCCCGAGGCCACCGACGAGGAGCTCTGGCAGGCGCTGGAGACCGCCCAGGCCAAGGACTTCGTGCAGAAGTTCCCCGAGGGCCTGGACGCCCCGATCGCCCAGGGCGGCACCAACGTCTCCGGCGGCCAGCGCCAGCGCCTGGCGATCGCCCGCGCGCTGGTCCGCCGGCCCGAGATCTACCTGTTCGACGACTCCTTCTCCGCCCTCGACTACGCCACCGACGCCCGGCTGCGCGCCGCCCTCTCCCAGGAGACCGGGGACGCCACCGTGGTGATCGTCGCCCAGCGGGTCTCCACCATCCGCGACGCCGACCGCATCATCGTCCTCGACGAGGGCGCCGTCGTCGGCTCCGGCACCCACCAGGAGCTGATGGCCGGCAACCCGACGTACCGGGAGATCGTGCTCTCCCAGCTCACCGAGCAGGAGGCGGCGTGA